The genomic stretch cattaggtcgacagcattAGGTCGACAACCAaacggtagacagggtcaaaaggtcgacagggtcaaaaagtcaacatggaaaaaaggttgacacaattttattttttaatgttattttcacCCAAATTTGTGAGATGCGTACCCTCACGGGCTAACTTTGTTcgtcacgcttcgggctcggttacTAAagctaatagtttgtgacatggatagtaatgcAGCAAAAGTTtcaacaacataaaaaaaaaactaaaaaatgtgtcgaccatatgctgACATGTGTGTCAACCTTTTGGCCCTATCGactttttgactgtcgaccttttgaccatgtcgacattttgactgttgaCTTATGAACTGTCGaccttgtaactgactatcaaccagCTCCAATATTATAGAGTGGATTTTGGCATAtaagggtgttttttttatttatttttagctgTTATTTTTATTATGTAGTGTGTTTTATTCTTTTGTTTTCAATGTATTTATTTTGTGTTTTACAGTATGTCTGAGGCTGATGTCAGATGGGCACTTTGAATGGTAATTCTCCAAGCACTCACATTGAAGTAAATGGGGATATCCTATCCCTTGTCACACCGTGCGGTTATGATGAGAAAATGTTGAATGCAGCATCTTCAGAACTTAATCACCCCCACCTGACATGAGATACGCTTTCCCTGTTCACTTTAACGGATTAGCATGGGAACAATTGAGTGCTTTGAACAGTGGCAATGTTCTAGTTTGAAAAGCACTAGCATTTAAAGTGCCCTCCTGACACCACCCAAGAATATGTGTTGATTCAGCTGCTCTCTTCTGTGTTAAAGCCAGGTAATTATTACCTCAGTGGAGTTTACTGTTGACCCTGGCCTTCATCATTATGGTTAAGATCGGTATTGCAATTTGCTACAATTTACTGTAATAAGTCTTGATGCTTCTTGAATTAGTTTTATGCCTGAAATCACTTGTTAAAACCTCGGTAACAAACTGTTCTTGACATTTTCCAGATTGGTTGTCAATAACTTTACTAAAATCTGTAACCAAGAAAACAAACATTAGACAAAAGTGTTTCCATGGTAACAGATATTATCAAGGGAAGTCAGTTGTCCAAAACCTGGTAACATTCTATTTGTTAGATTTCTACAGGTAATTTCAGGTTGATGTCCCTTTTGAAATATTAATAGTTAAAGCAAGTAGCAGACCATGGTATATGTATTTTGTGTTATTATATCTAGTAAGTATTTCTGAATTCAGTGTATCATTTTAAAGAATGTGCTGTTCATATGTTACAGGAAATGGATAATTCATTGAATTGCATCCCGCTTCATCCAAAGGAGTCTACTAAACATGATACTGTCTGTATTTTTGGAACTGGAGACTTTGGTAGATCTCTTGGGTTTAAGCTGCTTCAGTGTGGCTTCACTGTTATCTTCGGAAGCAGAAATCCAAACTCATCCAACCTTATCCCTAAAGGAGCGGAAGTCCTAACCCATGTGGAGGCCGCAAAGAAAACCAACCTCATTATTTTAGCCATTCACAGAGAGCATTATCACTTTCTGACATCTTTTGCTGACACTCTGCAAGGTAAAGTATTGGTTGATGTCAGCAACAATCTGAAAATAAACCAGTATCCAAAATCTAATGCAGAACACCTGGCCAGTTTGTTACCAGGAGCTAAAGTAGTCAAGGCATTTAACACAGTCTCGGCATGGGCTCTGCAATCAGGAACGCTAGATGCAAGTAGGCAGGTAAGGATTATTGTTAATACACTGTACATTATCTCTCACAGTTCTTGACCTCTGACCTCCAGTACCTGAAGGTTGCCGATGTTTGAGGACTTCCTTAAAGTATTTATAAATTGATCTTTAAACGTGTTTTTAATATGAGCTAATACATTGTTTACATGTTATTTCAAAGCAACAACTTCactgtttttggtttttttaaggTGCATTTGACTAAAGACAGAGGTCTGTTTACTaaatcttggatggagataaagtggacggtgataaagtcccaactaaccagctcctaactgtcatttttcaaacacagcctgtgacatggcagttaggaactgattgactAGTACTTTATGTCCATTCACTATTCTCCAtctaaggtttagtaaatagacccctgagccaCAAACGGGTCTGAATCATAGATGTACACAAATGCATTCATAACTGCAATTCCGTACGCAGCGATTGTGCGAAAACATGCAATGCCACAGCTGCTTGTATTCGTATTAACACACCCACTGGAGGCGTCTGTGATATGCCCCTAAAACAGTGGTGATATACTTGTGTTTTGAGTGGCCACTTCCCCATTAGCTCCCATAAATGCTCCCTGATTTGATCATTTTATTTCAAATAAATCCAAACTGCGACTATTATCACAAGACCATTGCGGCACAAGCGCACTGTAACTTAGATGCATGGCGCAGTGTCACAAAGTTCTTCCACTGCGTATAACAATCCCTGAATCAGGCCATGAGACATAGCAGAAGGAGCAAGGTCTCAAAAAACACAAGGGGTTAAGTACATCCCAATTTTGCAGACATATTTTGCGTGTTTTTTCACTGCACATTTCCTCTTGTTGATGATAATGGGACATTGGCATGTAGGCAAGTGTATGAGTAATGACACCTGTAATCCTCCATTGGCTGTGACTGACCCCCTAGCCTTGTGGTTTAATCCACACAGGTTTTGCTGAACCACAGGGCTGTAGTTTATTCATTAAATGTCAGGATGGCACAGACAGTATTAAGTGTGGTTtcagcaatcacatcagcaaagTATTCCTGCAACTCTGTGATTGACTGTACACTGGTCGCCATGCACCAAATACAAAACAATCTAAGTATACCTCCTCCACAACACTACCATCTAAGTATTCATACCTAtgtacacctgtgtgtgtgtgtgtgtgtgtgtgtgtgtgtgtgtgtgtgtgtgtgtgtgtgtgtagggatatGTAGGGAATTAATCCTGTCTTTACCATGAGTCAGTAGTCTCCCAGAAAAAGGAATTAGTCTCTTTAACAAGAGACTGGGAAAAACTATCCTGTTGAtcacataccccttccctaagctttGCCAACTTAGGTGAAGCGGATATTGCGGATAGCGCATATTTACAGGAGAGAGCATCTGCATTTTTACGTATGTCTCCCGATCCATGTTCCTCACCTAGCttgaacatacagtactgtagattcAACTTCCTGCTTTACTGTAGTCCACTTTGGGTCTATGGCAGGGCCGTTATTTACCCCAGGGAATGTGACTATATTATGCTCCTTTTGAGTAGTACACCCAGGAGTAGGACAAACTGTCCCTGTTCCGAGTCACCATCTTTTCTACCACTACTGCTTCAATTagtttatattatttatattattattattattattattattacaggttgagtatcccttatccaaaatgcttgggaccagaggtattttggatatgggatttttccgtattttggaataattacataccataatgagatatcatggcgatgggacctaaatctaagcacagaatgcatttatgtttcatatacaccttatacacacagcctgaaggtaattatagccaatattttttataactttgtgcattaaacaaagtgtgtctacattcacacaattcatttatggttcatatgcaccttatacacacagcctgaaggccatttaatacaatatttttaatatctgtgtgtattaaacaaaatttgtgtacattgagccataaaaaacaaaggtttcactatctcactctcactcaaaaaagtccgtattttggaatattccgtatttcggaatgtttggatatgggatactcaacctgtattattattatatcgaTACTGTGATTTTCAAATCTCGATTTATCACACAACAGGTTTTCCTTTGTGGTGATGATGCGAAAGCAAAAGAAGCGGTCACGGAGATTGCCCGTTCTCTTGGACTCACGCCTCTAGACCAAGGATCCCTATTGGCAGCCAATGAGATAGAGAATTACCCACTGCAGTTATTTCCAATGTGGAGACTTCCTTTCTANNNNNNNNNNNNNNNNNNNNNNNNNNNNNNNNNNNNNNNNNNNNNNNNNNNNNNNNNNNNNNNNNNNNNNNNNNNNNNNNNNNNNNNNNNNNNNNNNNNNNNNNNNNNNNNNNNNNNNNNNNNNNNNNNNNNNNNNNNNNNNNNNNNNNNNNNNNNNNNNNNNNNNNNNNNNNNNNNNNNNNNNNNNNNNNNNNNNNNNNtaatgactgatgacggacctgctggacactgtcagctcagcagcaccgcagactgctacagtaagctactatagtagtatgtatcaagaagaaaaaaaaaaaccacgggaaggtggtatacaattatggatggaccagcgactgccgacacagaggtagctacagccgtggactaccgtactgtgtctgctgctaatatagactggatgataatgaaatgaaattaatatatatatatataatatcactagtactgcagccggacaggtatatatatttattatgtaatgactgatgacggacctgctggacactgtcagctcagcagcaccgcagactgctacagtaagctactatagtagtatgtatcaagaagaaaaaaaaaccacgggtaggtggtatacaattatggatggaccagc from Pseudophryne corroboree isolate aPseCor3 chromosome 5, aPseCor3.hap2, whole genome shotgun sequence encodes the following:
- the LOC134929557 gene encoding metalloreductase STEAP4-like, with translation MLHSCTQRPARGTFLPICAIDQPVEKGPSYQPVAEEPAIIIDSEEEEEEEKPSPQLDPTLEQAIEEEEDDDEAQFSATGSDEFPIRHERQEMDNSLNCIPLHPKESTKHDTVCIFGTGDFGRSLGFKLLQCGFTVIFGSRNPNSSNLIPKGAEVLTHVEAAKKTNLIILAIHREHYHFLTSFADTLQGKVLVDVSNNLKINQYPKSNAEHLASLLPGAKVVKAFNTVSAWALQSGTLDASRQVFLCGDDAKAKEAVTEIARSLGLTPLDQGSLLAANEIENYPLQLFPMWRLPF